The Malus domestica chromosome 10, GDT2T_hap1 nucleotide sequence gacatgaaagcggcgCTAATTACTACGacgaagtaagtgttttcacaatttattttaaatatttaattatattacatttaatttcataaattaatttcctttaatttttttctaggTACACCAAacggaggaattgtatatggagaaCAGCTCGaaaccctttcagtttcacagttgttgggaaatttgtaaagggtgggtgttatttgaagatccaccacAGAGAGCTCCTACGCCGGTGTTCGGAATTGCATCCTCAGCTGTAGATatggatgaagatggatctccaaccattcaacaaacaagggtagaaaatccatcttcgggtgaaggttccatacctagggctatgggacAAAACAAGACGCGAAGGTTgaaaggaaaagggcaaggcaaaTGATGATTACGCCGCTCAACATGAAGTGGCAGCCTCATTACGATTATTGGCGGAGCAAAATGCCCTTGAGGCGGAAGAAAGGAAGTGTAGGCATGAAGAAcgggccaaacaaatacaagaaaagattgatgataagaatatggaaaggaacacttcgaattacactccaatgagtaaggcttattttgataggaaaaaaaaaagaaattatgagCCGACGGTAGTTGTTTACCTCTGACTATACTCCTACGAtggcggatgatgaagatgatgttgattatggatattaaatttaagttgttgtagtttttaaatttaatttgtcgttttttatattttagttgtagtttttaaatataagttgtagtttttaaatttaagttgatgtagtttttaatttaaataataaattatgtttagccatatgaccctcggttggagacggttttttgtgacagggttaaaacgagccatttggccctttggccctcggttggagacggaggcaaatatagacatgtactgtttattaaaatattaatatcttgcaGGATCTTGAAGGACcatagggctaaaacgagccatctgaccaaccatcggttggagatggccttatgtATGGTAGATCTTACCCCACACATGACAACTTAACTAATACACGCGAAGTGTAATTGCAATATGACAGAATTAGTTAGGTTTATCCTTATCCTTGTCTTCATATTAATTAACCAAGCTTAACTTGCCTTTATTTATGTAGTTAAGCCCAAtttgtgaaatgtaccaatcaCGATTCATTCGTGAAATATCATGAACTCTTTGCTTTACTCCTCTTTCGCTCTCGAATAATAAGCTAGGGTTTATAATAACATAATTTTGTCAAACTCAAAcatagaattttgtcaaaaagtaAATTGATTGACCCTTACTTTATCCTCCCAATTAATAAGTTAACCATTTTATAATTATATCCGATAAGACTTTAAAAGTAAGATTAGGTTTTAATCTGTATACTTGTGTAACTGGTGATGCCTAAAAACAAGGTAAGTATGGGATTTGGATCATCTTCAATACACTATTCAATAATCATTTTGTTAAACTTAATACTTCttgccctttatttttgttatgcATGCATGTCGCGATCTATTACAAACTGCAACACCGCACATTCTTTTTTATGATCCAAAATGTTATGGGGTTTAGGAATTGCAACAGGTTTTCGAGGTCAAAATTAAACGTTTTAAACTACTTATCGACCTATATAAACCCCTTGTACGTGCAACGCCACAGATTAGAAGTCTGAAATTAACCTCATGAGAAGGGGATCATACTGCCAACACCATGGCAAGTCATGTCCAATGATAGGCAACAAGAAATGACCATGCCGTGCAATCAACATGAACtaataacaacaaaaattgTAACCAAGGGGCAgatattttaagttttttatttaaaggTAGCTTTATGCTATGGTAGAAGCTTTATGTCTTCAAGTTGTCAATTCTTTCTAAATATCTACTAAGATAGGATGGATACTTGGTGTATCCTCTGGTAGTAAGAACATATCCCATAAATAATTAAGAGAAGGAACCCTTGTTCAAGTGACTTTACCAGAAAAAACTGCCAACTGCCATAATAAACtatctagaaaataaagaacattgtaCCTATATCTATTATTGGATGGATTAGTGCTTAAGTTTGTAATTAATCTAATCCATGATGAGACTTTCTATGCCTATATTGGACAAGAGAAAACAGTTTCATTAAAGTTTGGAAATCTAAAGGACAGAAATTCGATAACGAAGAATTTGTTTTTAGTTGTCATTTTTGTGTTAGAAATAGAAGGAAAATTTATGGAAGACATGAGGGATATAAAAGAATAGAGGAAGGATGGTGGAAGAGAAATGTAGAAAATGTATaaggagatatatatatatatatatatatatatatatatatatatagagagagagagagagagagagagagagagagagagagaaaataaaacCTACAAATGAAAAACTATGTTAAGTTATATTAACTTGaaagattttgttttcatttataGTCCGTTTTTCAACTTTCACCTTTTTCATATCTCAATCCACCACATATTTCCTTATATCTCaagcataagaaaataaaaagaaagaactaataatgaaatggttatcaaactaTTCTTAATTGTCAAAGAATAAAATTACTTGTATCAtcctttcaacaaaaaaaaaaaaaaacttgtacgGTTGTATCATATTTACTAATTGTGCAAGATAATGCATAcacttgttttttcttttggcatgGTATCATTAAACAATGATAACATTCTTTAAAAATGcattaaataaaaggaaaaaaaagtaaaGCAAGTGGAAATTTGTACAGAATCAATGCAAACAAAAATCCCATTTCCTCTACCTATTCATCTTGTGTAACTCTGATATCCAAATTCTTTTAGGAACTCAATTTTCGCATGGTGaagaagttttttttcttcatatttttatgaacattttaaagaatttaaAGGAATAAAAGATaataaattaaacaattaaCCCAAGTGCAGAGTATCTTAATTCCAGTCCATGAATCAAATCACACTTTTTGCAAAACTATGCAGGACTCAATTGGTCCCAATACGTTTCGATGTGGGTAGAAGAACAATTGAAATTCCATGTTCTTTACGTGCACGTCaagtgtaaaaaaaattgaaattccaTTTTCTTGCAAAATGAAATGAATAATATATCATGCAGCAAATTAAAAACATACATGTTgacaccaaaaataaaaaataaaaaaaatacatgattGCTGCTACGATAAGATCAGAACCAATAATGCCAACTTGTTTAAGCATGAAGTGACAATGGACTATCTGGAACATGCATTCCCATTACATATTTAAAGAGTCCAACGTGGAAAATCATATTTACAATCACatctatatttatatatttatatatttacatatagTTGGTGACATGTCACATGTTCTAAGCTTAGTCAGTACCAAAATCTAAAGGTCGCTTGGAGCATCTGCCGATCACTGAACTTCCCCTACCTCCACTTGCAAAAATTTCTCTAACAGAAAAtgccacagagagagagagagagagagagagagagagagagagatctagcACAGTGAAAGCATCTAAGAGTTAGGGTTTAAGTAGTTCTTCGTAAAGTTCGATGCACCaatgaaaaaaaggaaaactaatgaaaaagatttgaaaactttgagttttaatgataaggacaaaataaagggtaaagaaatagtatcaggattgactttttagtgtaaaaatgtgattttttttgttaaagtgaatagcaccgagagcttttcattaaagttctcaTAAAAAAATACTTTCAACAGAATTGCTCATGGTAAAATGTGTCCAACATATTACGCATACTCTGAAATAAACCCTATTTGATCAGGATAAATCACCTACATCTCCTTGACAAAGATATGTAAGTGCAAAATTTGTATAAAAATTCTACTGTGCCGGGTTTTTAACATTTAgatcttaattttttatattcttAAATAAGGATCCGTAGATAAGAAATTTAAAATATCACAAACTCTGAAACAccataaaaaaaatctcaagtttgtAATAATGCAGTGTTATAACTACAACTGCAataccaacaacaaaaaaaatgaatgggAGTCTGAGAGAGGAGGAACTATGTTATATATTCCTACATAATTGGGGGTAGAAAGATTGAAAGAGGACAATAATGGAAAAAGCATGAAGCATATGAATAATAAAAGCAGGGTGTTTACTACGGGCCAAATGGGCTATGATAGTGGATCCTTTTACGTGTCAGATTCCTGTCTGTGGGCCCACATTTCTTTGACCCATGGAGTTTGGGTTGGGGGTGACTCTCCACAAGGACAGGCTGAGGATAAGAACCGAATTGGTAAACGGCGAACAACATGCAGAAAGTTTGTCCTACACTTGGGACATGTTTGGGAAGCGTCAAATCACTTCAAATGGTGTGCCCGAgccaatttatcaaataattgTCTGTCACTGTGTTTCCAAGAATAACTAgaattctctctctttttcttttcattatttttcatctcttcatttcatattctttattttatctttctttttttataaaaaattaatataagttgTTAACTTGATTTAACTATAATCGTTCAAATAGGAGAAGAGGAGAgacgaggaaaaaaaaaaaaatcctattcCTTCCTAGAAACCCTACTGTCCCACAGTACGTTGCCAAACAATCCTTTAGTTTCCTTCTTTATTTTATGAACAAGAATTTAGAAGGCTAGGCATATTTTAGAATGATTCTTTAGATTTTAGAATCAAAACCTCTAATTTCAGGGTTTATTTTAATGTCGCAAAATATTTTCAACTTTAAAATTGGGCAATCAACATCTTTTGCTGTTAAAGTAATGTCAATAATTCATCGAAAACATGAAATTATTTATTAACTTAACCAAAATTCCTATTATTTTTTTGCAGCCGATAGTTTGGCAAGTTTTAGTCGTGCTCCAGATTTAGGAAATCTTTACATTAacggttttatttatttatttattatttatttatattcatAGTTTTATTCTTGAGGATCATCTTAACGTGTCCAACTTTCGAATCCTAAACTAtttcttgctttgttttgtttgggcttcaagggttttcaccaaaaaaaatatattgttataaatatgtaaCAGTTAGAGAGAGATAATTTTTACAGGAGCGAAACAGGTGTAAAGTATCACACTGTAATTATAGCACAAGAGGATAACAAATAAAAGACGGAGGAATGGATGATATTAttaatctttctttctttctgtataTTCTCTCTATATATTTTGAAAGCATACGGAGTGctttatttatagagcaatTCCGAACTAGTGCATTAACTGCACTTTGAAATTTACATCGCCCTTTTTGACAATACAATCTCTTGCATTTCCAAATTCACTTTCACTTTGCATGGGCATTGAAAATGTGTGTGTGGGCATTCACAACAATGCCAACATTGTCAAAATTGCCAATGTTTTCAatactcccccttggatgcccacatatcaacattagttgcctcgttaaaaccctgcttggaaaaacccagttggaaaaaaccatagcgaaaGAAAAAGAGTATAACTTTActtggattgttgatatagtgttaagtatgcttatgttgcctcattaaaaccttgataggaaaaacccagtgggaaaaatcatAATCGAATGAAAatagtacaacatgcatgtattaTGGATGCTCCTCCTGATATGTATCTCCCCTTGATTCCACATTCTCCAAATTTAGCTGTTTGGTAAGTCGACGTAATCCGATACTTTGCACTAACTTCTGAAACGTGcattttggtagagatttggtgaacaaattTGCCAGAGTTTCATTAGAACGGATTTGTCtaacttcaataactttagccttctggAGCTTATGTGCAttgaaaaactttggagatatgtgtttagtcttatcgcccttgatgaatccttccttcatttgggcaacacaagctgcattatcttcatgaatgacagttgaagtgtctgtctttgaaggtagaccacatgaatttcGAATATGATgaatcattgatcttaaccaagaacattcacgacttgcttcatgttaagcaagtatttctgaatgatttgaagatgtagcaactaatgtttgctttgttgagcgCCATGAGATTGTTGTATCTCCATTCTTGAACACATCCAATTTGTGAGAGGGCTTTATGCAGATCagagagaaaaccagcatctgcataTCCAACAAGGACTTGGTCATTTGTGGAGTTCTTTGAGTAGAAGAGACCTAtgtctgttgtcccacgaaggtatcgcaATACATCTTTGACACTCTTCCAATGAcaaattgttggagcagagctataccttgctaacaagttgactgaaaaagctatatttggtctagtacattgtgctaaatacaacaaAGCACCTATTACATTCAGATATgatacttctggaccaaggaccagttcatcatcttcttttggacaaaatggatctttcttaatgtccagaGAACGAACAACCATTGGCGTGTTGAGTGGATAAGCTTTGTCCTTGCCAAATCGCTTCAGAATTTTTTCAATATAAGCTGGttggtggaccaaaattccactagcacaatgctcgatctgcaggctaagaaaaaatttcatttttccaaggtctttcatttcaaattcgtttttcagATATTCAACAGTTTTATGtaactcttcaggagttccaactaggttcatatcattgacatatactgccactatagcaaatccagagttggatttcttaatgaacacacaagggcaaatgacattgttgatatacccttctttgatcaaatactcattgagacgattataccacattcgcccaAATTGTTTTAGCCCATACAATGATCgctttaatttgattgagagcaTACCTCATGATTTGTTAGCTGTTTCAGGCgacttaagtccttctgggactttcatatatatgtcagtatctaattctccatatagatacgtagtgatgacatccataagtcgcatgtcaagctTTTCTAaaaccactaaacttattaagtaatggAACGTAATTGCGTCAATTATAGGATagtatgtctcctcataatcaattctAGGTCTTtgcgaaaagccttgtgcaacgagtcatgctttatatcttgcaatctcgtttttctcattgTGTTTCCTAGTGAATACCCATTTATAACTCACGGGGTTTACACCAggcggggtttggactactggtccaaaaacatttcgcctttccaaggaatttaattctgcctggattgcatctttccacttaggccaatcttgtctctgtttacattcatcaacaaagcggggctcaatatcatcacttaatatgatttcaatGGCTACTGCGAATGCAAACATATTgtcaatgattatttcattttgatcccacaattcactaatacatgcataatttatggagatttctttgctcTCATGTACTGCTttctcttcagggacatgtgtctcatcaaggacattttcttcttttggaagTCCAtaatcatgaattgtggatttgtcattcattctctcttcctgaatgatttcatttggattcagctgtgcccttgtctttctctttcgatgggctgaatcttttgaacctggtggtctaccacgcttcaggcctgcaccagatgaatcattcgctgccactttattttgtccaacagggacatcaattcttgcaagTGCATTTGCAactggtatatgtgattttgtcactttcatatcatcattaaatgcatctggcatttgattggcaatgctttgaagatgaacgattctgttcatttcattttcacattgagtgctacgtggatcaaaatgagacaaagtgggaacaacccatgtcagctTTTTCGTTCTtttggaacggtcttttctccccctaacgacgagaagattgtctcatccaagtgacaatcagcaaaacgagctgtaaacatatcacctgtcaagggttccaaatatctaatgatagatggtgaatcaaaacccacataaattctcaGTCTACGGtaaggtcccattttagtgcgttgtgggggtgcaataggcacataaacagcacaaccaaaaactcgtaaatatgaaatgtttggctgatgcccaaacacgagttgtattgaggagtattggtggttggctataggtgtcaatcgaaccaatgatgcagcatgtaagatggcatgtccccatgcagaaactgacaattttgttttcataagcAGAGTCGAGCTATTAACTGAAGCTGCTTGATCAATGCTTTTGCTAGatcattttgagtatggacatgaggaacgaAGTGTTCAACATCGATGCCCAATGTtatgcagtaatcatcaaaggtttaagacgtaaattcaccaacGTTATCAAGTCGAATTGACTTAATGGGATAATCTGGGAATTGTGCTCGTAACTtagttatctgagcaagaagtctcgcaaaagctacatttcgagtagacaagagacaaacatgtgaccatatggtagatgcatcaaccaaaaccataaaatatctaaatggtccacaagatggttgaataggtccacaaatatccctttGGATTCTTTACAGAAATGATGGGGATTAAGCATCAtcttttagttgtgatggtcttattaccaacttcccttgagaacaagctttgcaagggttatcatttgtgATATCAATGTCCCtactcaataatggatgtccattagagttagtaatgattctacgcatcatggtagatTCTGAGTGAcccagacggtcatgccaaagcatgtaaacttttgaatcaatgaacttctggttcatgacagtatgtgattcaactgtctttatgtatgtataatacaatccactcgacaaaccatgcaacttctccggtatcattggaggtaatgtatagatactccacattttctgcacttttcgtttcaatgtggtatccatttaaacgtatgtctttgaaactcaacaaatttcgagtagatTGAGTAGCGTGCAATGCattttgtatggacaatattgttctatttggtaacataatatgggctttccctgagccttcaatCACATCTGATtggcctgatattgttgttacctttacttttgtaaacatcaagcttgagaaatactttcgatctcgaagtattgtaTGCGTTGTTGCGCAGTCTGTAAAACAAATGTCTCCGTCATTTCTCATGTTTTGAGAATgaccatagtttttatccatgctcTCTAAGTAAGGGAATCAGAGTTAGAAGCAAGTTATAACAGGAAATTTACatgccacttttattgaatCTGAAATGCCAGTTTTAAACTATAAGTTCAACATAATAAAAGTACATAAACATAAACGATTCAGTCAGACCGGTATACTTCATTCTCCCTTTCCATAATGAAGTCTGAAACATTTAGGTGGGTTGTGTTCAACTGTCCTGATAAGTCACACACTTGATTAggtatatccattggtttagcctggtcgAGAAAATTAGTCTCGACACCCTTTTCCTTGAGGGAGGCTTGATACAGATCCACCAGATGTTTTGGAGTACGACAAGTACGCACCCAATGCctattgccaccacacctatggcaggcTCCTTCAGAGTTCCTAGAAGCATTGTTCATGTGAGTTTTGCCTTTGTGATGATTCATATATTTGAAGCTCGGGCCTGAATTATgccttggaacctggttgtgaaactgaccaccatggttcttgcctttcctATTCCATCGACCTCGCTTGTGGCCACGTCTTCGTTTATGATTATCGCCACCAGAAGATGTGACGTTCATTTCGAGGGAAGCAACATTCACTTATGGGAATGGTGCAGATCCAGTAGGTCGagaatgatgattttttatcAGGAGCTTATTGTTCTGTTCAGCTACCAGGAACATAGATATCAGTTGGTTGTATTCAGTGTAGCCTCATGCTCTATACTACTGCTGCATGAGCACGTTAGATGCATGaaatgtgctgaaagtcttttccagcaaATCTTCATCAGTAATGGTATCCCCATAGAGCTtcatctgaaagttaattttgaacaacgcagaattgtactcagctactgacttgaaatcctggatccttaggtgagtccacTCGTATGGATCTCTTGGAAGAATCACCATTGTCTAGTGATTGTATCTGTTTCTCAATGCATTCCAAAGAGTTAATGGATCTTCAATCGTTAAGTACTCGCTCTTTAGTGCCTTATCAAGATGGCGACGAATAAAAATCATGGCCTTCGCCCAatcttgagaggatgagctGCTTTCTTCCCTGATGGTATCTCTAAGATTCCCTGcctccagatggatcttggtatccagtacccaggtaaggtaattTTTCCTGGTAATGTCCAGGGTAGCATAttcaagctttgccaagttcaccattttcttttctgaaagaaaaatgagatgtgtaagaacttgtaataatatgtattcctggaggaatatagtgttagaacttctggcTCGAGATTTTCAGGGTGAATGAGaagggcgattgtaccgcaccattctcattgaaatAATGTAACATAGAATATGCGATTATTCCGCACCACTCAAGTAGcaaggaaaatttaaatacgcATAGCAgcgtgggcgattataccgcaccacctaaaattgcaatgaaattaaataGCAGGCAAATTAAATATGCAAGGTAGGACGGGTgattataccgctccacctaaaatttgcaataaaattaaatctGTAGTCCAAGATAGGTGATGATACCACACCATCTTTGATCGCAGTAAGATTAAGTTTGCAATTCAAgatgggcgattgtaccgcaacatcttggattgcagtaaaaataaatattgggttagtaatcaatatcaataccaaacaagaaatcaaagatgtaTGTAACCGTTAGGTTGAGAACTAGAAGCAGGCATGGAGCAAACAATTTGTCGCGAGGGGTATATCGCGCAGttgaggcagaggaagaagatgaacagtaaaaaccttagagcaaacatttttttttttttcggcgaAGAGAAATGATTTTCATTCGGCGAAGAGGAATGAGAAATAGTTATATTAAGAGACTTGTGcagataacgtgttataaatatgtaACAGTTagagagagataacctttactgGAGCGAAGTAGGTGTAAAGTATCACACTGTAATTATAGCACAAAAGGATAACAAATAAAGGACGGAGGAATATATGATATTATTGATCTTTCTTTCTGTATATTCTCTCTATATATTTTGAAAGCATAcggagtgctctatttatagagcaactccgAACTAATGCATTAACTGCACTTTGAAATTTACATCACTCCTTTTGACAATACAATCTCATGCATTTCCAAATTCACTTTCATGTTGCATGGGCATTGAAAATGTGTGTGTGGGCATTCATAACAATGCCAACATTGTCAAAATTGCCAATGTTTTCAACATATATAAAATTATTCAAACTCAGTGCATTTATAAGGTTATTTCTTGGAGCAATCAAATTTATGGACAGTTATTTTCTGAAGTCTTACTTAAGGTCTCATCTGTATATGCATGAGAACATTATGTTGTCCCAGGTGGCAAGATTAGGTACTGCAAATCTTCCATATATCATGGGATTTTGGGATGGTTGCCTTAACGACTTCAAATTAGGTGGGAGGCCCCTAGCTTGGGAGTAGGTGGTGAGGTTTCACAAGAAAAtgtgtttttaatcattttacgGTAGTATTAGTTTTATTAGATTGCTTAAGGGAagagatccccattttttgaaaaaaatggggattaggtgtggggcccactccacatcgaatttcaacgatccgaaccgtctattttgttagtctcgattcatagatcatccttgcaaaatattagctaaatcggaaatgtttaagacatctaattgggttcaaggaaatgaacgaatactttgttatataagaaaaaatgaaatttgatcttgataattaaataggcaaacggtttcaaattgaattgaatttttgcaaggatgatctatgaatcgagactaacaaaatagacggttcggatcattgaaattcgatgtggagtgggccccacacctaatccccatttttttcaaaaaatggggatcccttcccttaagcaATCTGTTAGTTTTATATAGTTTACAAAGAACAAAGTGGACCGTCTGCAtctcccccaccccccaccccccaaaaaaaaaccccaaaaaaaaaaagaaaaagaaagaaagctaTTAAGTACACTCTGAAAAATAAATCTGGATTTGAAGTAATTCTGTACAACCACACCACAACGATGTccagaaaaag carries:
- the LOC139188679 gene encoding uncharacterized mitochondrial protein AtMg00810-like — translated: MVILPRDPYEWTHLRIQDFKSVAEYNSALFKINFQMKLYGDTITDEDLLEKTFSTFHASNKSNSGFAIVAVYVNDMNLVGTPEELHKTVEYLKNEFEMKDLGKMKFFLSLQIEHCASGILVHQPAYIEKILKRFGKDKAYPLNTPMVVRSLDIKKDPFCPKEDDELVLGPEVSYLNVIGALLYLAQCTRPNIAFSVNLLARYSSAPTICHWKSVKDVLRYLRGTTDIGLFYSKNSTNDQVLVGYADAGFLSDLHKALSQIGCVQEWRYNNLMALNKANISCYIFKSFRNTCLT